From the genome of Chanodichthys erythropterus isolate Z2021 chromosome 17, ASM2448905v1, whole genome shotgun sequence:
tatagggggcgatttcagacacagcctgGGATGCACatagtaatttaatttttttttttttctttttatgtttagttctctagccccctataccctcattcactgtTTACTACTTTAATAGACTATTGAAACTTTATACTGACACCTATACCAGCCTGGATGCATTAAGTTTGTTGTATCAGTATGACAGTGatatttctttacaaaaaggAAAAATTCTATTAATTTATAACAATTGTGTAAAACATTTTACTAGCCAAAAAATTACTAAATGCATCTTTAAAGTAAATTAAAGCCATGTTGCTATTAATTAAAAGtctaataatgtgaaatatttgcAATACAAAAGGTAGAAAAACTATAAACTGATTTTGTATATCATATATAAAACTCACAAAAACTGTTTTGTAAAAGAATTTTACCcagtaatattaaattataagaaaataaaTCATGCAAATTAAAGTGtattaaagatattaatataGGAAGTACTTGGACTCTGTTTGTGTAAGTTTCACCAAACTAAGCATATCTTaaggttaaataaaataaaaaaaaaaatgaacagctTATTGTTAGTTTAATAACAGTTCATTTGAACTTTAACAGCTAACGGAACATTTTTACACAGGCACACAAGAGCAGCCATCCGATCCCCAGCTCGCTAGGTACATTAACTTTAAGGTAAGTCCAATTCAAGATGACTTGTTATCATCCTGCAAAAGATAAAGTACCCACCGGTGCAGACGCTCAACAGAAGTACGAGGAAAGGTAGTAGCCCACTGCAAAACGTGCTATTCCCAAAGATGTGTCTTACTTCCTCTGCCATGGTTTCTGACTGCAGTAGTGAGTTCCTCCTTGTTGAATCAACTCGGGTGTCTGTCTGATCCACAGCAGCCGAACCGCGCGTGGGCGGTACCTTCAGTCCAGCAGCAGCGGTTTCCGACTAAAAATACACCCGTCAAAAAGCAGAGCTTTGCGATGCAGTTAGCATTTGCACTCGTTCAGAGAAACTGATTGATGCGATTATAATAGCAACATCTTTGcattaatggaaaaaataagGCTGCGCAAAGTCAAAAGCGAAAGAGTGTCCCGGGATATTTAAAGCTcatttaaaggtatagttcacccaaaaatgaaaactgtgttatcatttactgaccctaaagttgttccaaacctgtatgaatttctttcttctgctgaacacaaaagaagatatttgtaagaatgttggtaaccaaacagttgatggaccccattcacttccatagtattttctctctctcaatttgagggtgggtaaatgatgacagaattttcatttttttggggtgaactatccttttaatccATAAAGATATTTAATAGGCTCACATATGCTGTTTATTCAAATAGTCTAAACTGCGAATTCCTCAACTTAATTGGCTACGATCTTCCTTGTAACATTACAAAACTAGAAATATTGGAATGGCTTGGCTCAATGGGGTGCTGGGAGATGCCGCCCAGTTCACTCAGATTAAAGAGTAAGCCATGCTGGGCATGCTTTCCATGGTCcttgtgttttatttatgtCTTCCCAAGAGTGATAAATCCCCAGCTGAGTGGTGCCATTTACACCAATCAATCATTTTTAGTGGTCCTCTTCTGAATGTATGTAACTCCTCCAATACAACAAGACTTCTGGAACTTGATGCACATACAAATATTTTCGTGGAGTTCATGAATCATGGAGAACATATCAAATTTTCTTACATTTTAAGAATTATTTTCTAACTTTGTAAAGATCTGCAGAACATTATATAATGTAGCATTGATGGATTGTTTTAATGgtagttattataaagtgtaaGAAGTTCGTAGAGGTCAAAAACTTGACtcagtataaaataaatataggcCGACAATTAAATAACTTTTGTGTCAAATAAAAAGATCAGCTTTTATAACTCTCTTTGCACCTGATAATTCTGTTATcatctgtgaaacacaaaatataAGTGCAATAAAAAAGTGAATAACCGAGGCTTCCATTACCGTGTACCAAATTAGACAAAAGTCATATAAATGATTACAGAAACCTAATCTATTTTTTACTGTCCCTTCAACATGCTTTTTACAGTTAATAACTGAAAGACTTCTGTATTGTAATTAgactaaaataataaacaatatttatttctgACATCATTCTCCAAACATTTTTACCTATAATAAAGCATGCCATCGCCCTCTGTTGGTTAAAAATGTGAACTTCTACATGAAACACTAAATGAAAGCATCTTTAActgtaatttaaatatttataataaataaataatgtcatttaacaAGAGTTTAAGTGCGAATGAAATCAATTCATTGCCAAACAGCAAGGCACTATAATTCAGTTCAAGAAAATAAGTTCTAGGAATTCAGACATTTTGCAAAAACTGTTCTGAATAAATTTTCCATTTATTAAGATAATAAATAACAGTTGATctcttaaaaatataaaacagattTATTGCAACTTTGTAGAACTATACATTGTAATATCACAACATCCTGTGACATAATTTCAATGTTGCATTAACACGCATGCAATTgcatcaaaaaaataaacaatacaaaaatatatacatatatacaaacacCAAATCAATGTTATTTCCAATGCAATCTATGGATCTTACAAGATGTGTTAACGACTTTAACAGGTAATACAAGTTCTTTTATAAACATTTGTTGGACTTTTACCTGTTCTATTGTTATGAACACATATATTGATTAAATGAGGCCTTCAAAAGCAGGACTTCCATACCAATACTCATTGCAAATTCATATCAAGGTGCATTCTGGATTCAATCAAAATCTGCTACGGAATTGCAAGCTCAAGACCATTCATATTTTGTCTAGTCCTCGCGAAGGTACGCCTCTGGAATATCTTCCAGGTCATTAATGTCAATGCTGGAAGCATATTCAGCCATTCTCTGGATTTCTTCTGCTTTAGTCTCAGCCAGTTTTTTCTCTGCATCTTTTGAGATCTTTCTAATCTCCTCCACTTTGGACTGTGCCACCTGCAGGTTAGTCTTTGTTGCTGTGCATGCATGCTCCGCCCCTGTAAAAACATTAGGATTGAATCAATTCACAGACCAGATCAATCTCATATGTGCTTTTTTAATAGATTGCATAGTAGATTATAGGTTTAATAATTAAGGACAATTGATAAACATACCTGAATTGTAGGCTGCCTCTGCTGACAACTCACAGATGTGGATGGCATTGATCCAGTTTGACTCAAATCGTTTGCATTCTTCCAATCTATCACTAACCTGACAAAAGGGAGAAACACTGTGAAAGCTCTGAAATGAGATATAACTGCTTCAATATCAACAAGGTCTGTTAATCAGTTCTACTAATCATGGTGTTGCAAAAAGGTAAACGACACTTAGATAAACGAAACCAGACCTTGTTCTACAAAAAGTAAACATGTGAAGGAACAGAATTTACCTCCACTCTCTGGCCAATGATCACCTGCCAAATGTTGTCCTCTTCAGCAGGGGTCAGTTTTCCTATTGAGGTAATGTATCGCTTCTGAAGGGCAATGAGTGTATGTAGTGCCTGAGAAAATACATAACATAATACTTTAGACATCAATCACATTTGTGAAGTTTTACAGAGCGGACTATAGTTTTAAAATGGAGTGTTACCTTTGCATACTGTGTGAGGGCATCCACAAGAGCCAGCGTGGTCTGAGAGAGGTAGGTGTTGGCACTGTCTGTGACCAGACAAGATGCCCGACGAATCAGGGATTCATGCGAGAGGTTTTCAACCTGCTGGAGGTAGAGAGGATGCTTTTATTATACACTTGTCTTAATAATAGTAAGGAACAGGATCAAAATCTCgctctatttatttatatttttgaaaatgactcttatgagcttGTATCTTTTCAGTGAATCAGAAGCTTACCAATCAACAAGACAGTGTTGTGCGAGTCCGAGACTAACGACTCTTATGAgtcggttctttttagtgaatcaacaACACATATAAAATAAGTCGGACTCACATAAGACTCACATAACCGCAAATTTCAACATGTTTTGTTGTAAAAAGTGGTATTCTTGGAGAAAGATgattatgtaaatatataataaagcaTATAGACCGGTTATTGGACTAAAACGTCTCTTTATAAGCTTTTGGAAGATTTCAGATTTATTGTTTTGTTATGCTTAAATCAAACTAGTTGCAAAGAGGCAGAATTCAATAAGAAAACCATTTCAtttcgcaaaaaaaaaaaaaaaaaaaaaaaaaaaaaaaatttaaaagaatCGCTAATGTAAGCTTGATTTTTTAGTGGTAAAAAATTATACCCTAAGGATTTATCAAAAATTACAATTGAGACTATTGAGGTGCCTCAAGTGTCAACTGCAAAATTATTGGTAGTTTTTGTTGACGAGAGTCTgagacttcggtaaagttggttttatattccaACATTCGGACTTCCGCGTTTAAGATTTGTCTAATTATATGTGCTTTGAAGTGAATATTTGCAAATACAAAGCATGGCATGCTATTGACAACTAACTATTCTCAACCTGTACATTTTCCAGAATCGAACAAAACGGCCATATATTGTTTAATCGCTTACTTACttgctgaatgtccaatgttGTGCGGAAAACCACATAGGGAGCGTCTCAAAAGTtcgatgttttttttttttttgtgcaaacagaCAACTACATTTTATCCAACTATGTACAATATagaatatagatatttttctgtttCTATACCTACAGAACATACAGCCCAAGTATTGCTGTTTTATTCATCTCTGTTTTTCTGGTTTGAAGTGGTAATAAAAACAGACTATTGATATTGACAAcaaacgattgtcaacttacaacatttttcacagtcgatcaaaataggcaagtattgttttaatggcatatttacttgtgcaTGTAcgctgaatgtccaatgtagtgtgattaacaaggctattgaatacggatgtccgaatgtgcgaatataaaaccaactttacccaagtcagtcTGAGGGAACAGCTGATTACAAGagcaaaaaaatacataaatccaCTGGTATAATAAGGAGGGTTAGGCATCTTGTTACTACAGAGTGTCTTCTTATTCTTTACTATAGTTTAATTATCCATATCTTTCATATTGTAATATAGTTTGGGTGAGCACTTTTCCTATTACTCTTCAAAAACTCTTGATCCTTTTGTTAGGATTGCAACCCGATCAAATGCATATACTTCATCTGTTTCTCTATTTCAGAAACTTTAGGTTCTTACCATTTATGATACGAACATTTCTCAAATTTGTGTCTTTATTTAGAAGATATAATCAGGTGAAGATAACATTCCAGAGCAATTTAAGATTGTAAATTCACAGATTCACTGTCACTTAACTCAGATTTTCATCTTCCTAAATTTCTCACTTGTAGAGGTTAATACTCTATACGATTTAGGAGTATTAAATTATGGAATGGTTTATCCCATCTAGCAGAAAAAATGTTCTTCTTTATTATGTTACATATAAAGAATC
Proteins encoded in this window:
- the diabloa gene encoding diablo, IAP-binding mitochondrial protein a isoform X2, producing MQAFRNCGLCASGSLLKGRTDFLVARRNMAVLRRSAACVQLLKDKVNLLCSSPLHQRLLRLPEVARSNAVAFSVGSSLCAVPFTQVENLSHESLIRRASCLVTDSANTYLSQTTLALVDALTQYAKALHTLIALQKRYITSIGKLTPAEEDNIWQVIIGQRVEVSDRLEECKRFESNWINAIHICELSAEAAYNSGAEHACTATKTNLQVAQSKVEEIRKISKDAEKKLAETKAEEIQRMAEYASSIDINDLEDIPEAYLRED
- the diabloa gene encoding diablo, IAP-binding mitochondrial protein a isoform X1, whose protein sequence is MQAFRNCGLCASGSLLKGRTDFLVARRNMAVLRRSAACVQLLKDKVNLLCSSPLHQRLLRLPEVARSNAVAFSVGSSLCAVPFTQQVENLSHESLIRRASCLVTDSANTYLSQTTLALVDALTQYAKALHTLIALQKRYITSIGKLTPAEEDNIWQVIIGQRVEVSDRLEECKRFESNWINAIHICELSAEAAYNSGAEHACTATKTNLQVAQSKVEEIRKISKDAEKKLAETKAEEIQRMAEYASSIDINDLEDIPEAYLRED